The Leptospira perdikensis genome includes the window CAATTGTTAAAAAATCTGGGATAGGGATTCTCATTCTGGATAAAAATCTCAATATTGTTTTAGCAAATAGTTGGTTTTTAAAAAGTTCAGGATTCAAAGAATTTGATTTATTACATTTTTCTTTTTTGGATGTTTTTCCTGAACTTAAAAATACACGAACTTTCAAATCAATCGAATTGTGTTTAAACTATTCACAATATTCTATATTAACACATACACTAAATCCATTTCCATTCCCTCTTTACGATAATGAAAAAAGAAAAGAAGCTGAAGAACGAATTTACCAATATTTACATATCATTCCTATCTCCATCGAAGATGAAACCAATCATTTTTGTATGATTCAGATTTCAGATGTTTCGCAACAAGTGGTTAGGGAAAAACTTCTGCGAGAACAAATGACTTTAGCAAACCAAAGAGAAATCGAAGCACAAAAAGCATCACAGGCGAAAACAGATTTTTTAGCTTCTATGAGTCATGAAATCAGAACTCCTTTGAATGCGATTCTTGGAATGACTGACACCTTAAATGAAACAAAGTTAACCGAGGAACAACAAGAGTATTTAACTGTCCTTCGAAATTCAGGAAAGGCTTTGTTCAACATTATCAATGATATATTAGATTTATCTCGGATTGAATCTGGAAAATTTGAGATGGAACATATCCATTTTTCCATTCGCAACCTCATGAGTGAAACAGTTTCTTTATTTTACATGAAAGCAAAAGCCAAAGGAATCCAAATAGAATTTCAAGTAGGAGACGACATATCCGAAAGTATTGCAGGTGATTCGACAAGATTACAACAAGTTCTCATCAATTTACTTGGGAATGCGATGAAATTTACGGAAAAGGGAAAAATATTCGTTAATGCTTCGTTATGCGAAAATAGGAAAAATTTAAAAATCTCCGTAGAAGATTCAGGAATAGGAATTCCTGCAGAAAAACTAAAATCTATTTTTGAAAGTTTTACTCAAGTGGATAGTTCCACAACCCGGAAATATGGCGGGACTGGCCTTGGTTTGACCATTACTAAAAAATTAATTCTTCTCATGGGTGGTGATATTTCCGTTATGAGTGAAGTTGGAATTGGATCCAAATTTGTTTTTGAAATACCTTATGAAGGTTTTACTAAACGAATCTCAGGAATCCACCAACACTGGCTCAATTTAGAACTGCCGGAACCTGAAAATTTTCCTAACTGCAAAGTTCTTTTAGCTGAAGATTCAGAAGAAAATATTTTTATCATTAAAACTTTTTTTCGAAAGTATCCCATTGACATTGTAACTGCCTATAATGGCAAACAGGCTTTGGAAAATTTCAAATCACAAAAATTCGATATCATATTAATGGACATGCAAATGCCAGAAATGGATGGGTTAGAGGCTACAAGAGAAATTAGAAAAATTGAATTAGCGAACCAAACGACGGCTACTAACTCAATTCCAATCATTGCAATTTCAGCAAATGTCCAAAAAGAAGATATTAGCAAAAGTTTTTTAGCCGGAATTACTTCTTATCTTTCTAAACCCGTCAGAAAGCAGGAAATTTTAAAGTTGATGTATTTTTATCTCGCAATGTAACCAAATTACTTTGATTATGCGAAACTTATTTTAAACTTTTTTCGACAGCCGTATCTGGATAAGCTTCCAACACATTCGATTCTGATAAAATTTCATTACCTTTTTCCACAGACACAAACCCTGGTTCTGTTTGAAAACTAACCAGTCGGGGAGAAAACTGATTTAAGATCTGTATTCCATATTTTTTAGAGATTTTCTCCAATGATTCTTGTGATTGATTCTTAGAGAAGGTAACAATCAAAACTCCCGGTAAAACAATATTGGCGCCAGAGCCAACGGAAGTAGAATAAACTTCTGTAGTTTTAGACGCAACAGTTGATTTTGAAGATTTCGGAAAGAGTTCTTTACCCGCAGGTCGAACATTCCAACCAAATTTAACCCCTTGTTTACCTTGATTTGTTAGTTGGTTCGATTGAGCCTGCTCATGGCTCACATATTCAGCTACTACACTAGGGTTTCGATAGAAAGTTTTCGTGACT containing:
- a CDS encoding ATP-binding protein — its product is MNTLSEKHLLTIVKKSGIGILILDKNLNIVLANSWFLKSSGFKEFDLLHFSFLDVFPELKNTRTFKSIELCLNYSQYSILTHTLNPFPFPLYDNEKRKEAEERIYQYLHIIPISIEDETNHFCMIQISDVSQQVVREKLLREQMTLANQREIEAQKASQAKTDFLASMSHEIRTPLNAILGMTDTLNETKLTEEQQEYLTVLRNSGKALFNIINDILDLSRIESGKFEMEHIHFSIRNLMSETVSLFYMKAKAKGIQIEFQVGDDISESIAGDSTRLQQVLINLLGNAMKFTEKGKIFVNASLCENRKNLKISVEDSGIGIPAEKLKSIFESFTQVDSSTTRKYGGTGLGLTITKKLILLMGGDISVMSEVGIGSKFVFEIPYEGFTKRISGIHQHWLNLELPEPENFPNCKVLLAEDSEENIFIIKTFFRKYPIDIVTAYNGKQALENFKSQKFDIILMDMQMPEMDGLEATREIRKIELANQTTATNSIPIIAISANVQKEDISKSFLAGITSYLSKPVRKQEILKLMYFYLAM